CCTGGAGGGGTGAGGGGAGGCGGGGGCGCAGGTCGGTCACCCGCCCATTGTCGAACACCGTTCGGTGAAACGTGCCTCTTCCCAGCCCACGATGATCCATTCCCGCTCTTTCGGGTAATAGCAAGACCACACTCCGTGATGGAAGGCTTGCCCGTGTGAACAGTGCACCGGCGCAGTTCGGCGTCCGTGCATGAATCGGGAGGGCATTTCTCATGTCGGTAGGCGAAGAGGTCCGCACGGAGTCGGGCAAGCCGCAGCAGAGTCTTGGCACTGCGGCCGCGCGGAACCTGGCCACCACGACCAAGTCCGCACCGCAGATGCAGGAGATCAGCTCGCGCTGGCTGCTGCGCAATCTGCCCTGGGTGGACGTACAGGGTGGTACTTACCGGGTCAACAGGCGTCTGACGTACGCGGTGGGCGACGGCCGCATCACGTTCGTCAAGACCGGCGACCGAGTCGAGGTCATCCCGGCCGAGCTGGGCGAACTGCCCGCACTGCGCTCCTACGAGGACGAGGAGGTGCTCGGGGAGCTCGCCCAGCGCTGCCGGCAGCGGGAGTTCGGCCCCGGTGAGCTCATCGCCTCCTTCGGCAGCCAGACCGACGAGGTCTACCTGCTGGCGCACGGCCGCGTCGAGAAGGTCGGCACCGGCCCCTACGGCGACGACCAGGTCCTCGGAGTCCTCGCCGACGGGGCGTACTTCGGCGACCAGGCGCTGCTCGACGCGGACGCCATCTGGGAGTACACCGCCCGCGCCCACACCGCCTGCACGGTGCTGATCCTGGCCCGGCAGGACGTCGAGCAGGTCGCGGAGCGCGCCGACTCCCTGCGTGAGCATCTCCAGCAACTGCGCGCGATCCCCGAGCAGCGCACCAACAAGTACGGCGAGAAGGAAGTCGACCTGGCCGCGGGCCACGCCGGCGAGCCGGACATCCCGCACACGTTCGTGGACTACGACGCCCGGCCGCGCGAGTACGAACTGAGCATCGCCCAGACCGTCCTGCGCATCCACTCGCGCGTGGCCGACCTGTACAACCAGCCCATGAACCAGACCGAGCAGCAGTTGCGGCTGACGGTCGAGGCGCTCAAGGAGCGCCAGGAGCACGAGCTCGTCAACAACCGGGAGTTCGGGCTGCTGCACAACTGCGAGTACGACCAGCGCCTCCAGCCGCATGACGGCGTGCCCAGCCCGGACGACCTGGACGAACTGCTCAGCAGGCGGCGCGGCACCAAGATGCTGCTCGCCCACCCGCGCGCGATCTCCGCGATCGGCCGTGAGCTCAACAAGCGCGGGCTCGTCCCCGAGACGATCGACGTCGGCGGCAACCGCATCCCCACCTGGCGCGGCGTGCCGATCTACCCGTGCAACAAGATCCCGGTCACCGAAGCCCGTACCAGCTCGATCATCGCGA
The Streptomyces sp. NBC_01485 genome window above contains:
- a CDS encoding family 2B encapsulin nanocompartment shell protein, which produces MSVGEEVRTESGKPQQSLGTAAARNLATTTKSAPQMQEISSRWLLRNLPWVDVQGGTYRVNRRLTYAVGDGRITFVKTGDRVEVIPAELGELPALRSYEDEEVLGELAQRCRQREFGPGELIASFGSQTDEVYLLAHGRVEKVGTGPYGDDQVLGVLADGAYFGDQALLDADAIWEYTARAHTACTVLILARQDVEQVAERADSLREHLQQLRAIPEQRTNKYGEKEVDLAAGHAGEPDIPHTFVDYDARPREYELSIAQTVLRIHSRVADLYNQPMNQTEQQLRLTVEALKERQEHELVNNREFGLLHNCEYDQRLQPHDGVPSPDDLDELLSRRRGTKMLLAHPRAISAIGRELNKRGLVPETIDVGGNRIPTWRGVPIYPCNKIPVTEARTSSIIAMRLGEQDQGVIGLRQPGIPDEIEPSLSVRFMGINEQAVINYLVTAYYSAAVLVPDALGVLENVEIGRWR